In Blastopirellula sp. J2-11, a single genomic region encodes these proteins:
- a CDS encoding DUF1559 domain-containing protein encodes MRSKPIRGFTLVELLVVIAIIGVLIGLLLPAVQQARQAARRMQSTNNLKQIGLAMHNFHDTFGQLPDNGSWNYSAWKWTGAWEFVKPQPNVSLGCSWAYKVLPFLEQSALYENWRDDVAITAYMDPGRGGSGIAEHTYVSGSTNEWADNTAKIGPVSDYAANAMVIGSAMNAVDNGSGGLTQNPGWNQSAPWTTYRRKLTDIKDGTANTILVGTKAMATETYDSRGAGTFTMSNGTTRAKNDSPITAAGCSDYGNMRGLDPTQLWWAGQTASSGSTLYVHYYPGQKYFVNSGNNSWFHFTMEVVADKPGLDTPNRWGSPYPATPFCMADGSVSSIRNGTNYLLLCPLLTPNGGEVNPSL; translated from the coding sequence ATGAGATCGAAACCCATTCGCGGCTTTACTCTGGTCGAACTTCTGGTCGTAATCGCGATTATCGGCGTCTTGATCGGGCTCTTGTTGCCAGCGGTTCAGCAAGCTCGGCAAGCGGCTCGACGGATGCAATCGACCAACAATCTAAAGCAGATTGGTCTGGCGATGCACAATTTTCACGACACGTTTGGCCAACTTCCCGACAACGGATCGTGGAACTACTCGGCTTGGAAATGGACCGGCGCCTGGGAGTTCGTGAAGCCGCAGCCGAATGTTTCACTGGGTTGCTCCTGGGCGTATAAGGTTTTGCCATTTTTAGAACAGTCGGCGCTCTATGAGAACTGGAGAGATGACGTCGCCATCACGGCCTATATGGATCCAGGTCGCGGTGGAAGCGGCATCGCTGAGCATACCTATGTGTCAGGTTCAACCAATGAATGGGCCGATAACACCGCAAAAATAGGGCCCGTTTCTGACTATGCGGCGAACGCGATGGTCATCGGCAGCGCCATGAACGCCGTCGATAACGGCAGCGGCGGACTTACGCAAAACCCTGGTTGGAACCAATCAGCCCCGTGGACCACCTATCGCAGAAAGCTGACCGATATCAAAGATGGAACGGCTAATACAATTCTCGTCGGTACGAAAGCGATGGCGACCGAAACCTATGATTCGCGCGGAGCCGGCACGTTCACGATGAGTAACGGCACGACGCGCGCGAAAAACGATTCTCCGATCACTGCGGCCGGGTGCAGCGACTATGGCAATATGCGTGGGCTTGATCCCACGCAGCTTTGGTGGGCAGGGCAGACGGCGTCCAGCGGTTCGACGCTCTACGTGCACTACTATCCGGGGCAAAAATATTTCGTCAATAGCGGCAACAACAGCTGGTTCCATTTCACCATGGAAGTGGTCGCGGATAAGCCGGGTCTCGATACGCCCAATCGATGGGGAAGTCCCTATCCGGCGACGCCGTTTTGCATGGCCGATGGCAGCGTCAGCAGCATTCGCAATGGTACAAACTATTTGTTGCTGTGCCCTTTGCTGACCCCCAACGGTGGAGAAGTGAATCCATCTCTCTAG
- a CDS encoding zinc-ribbon domain-containing protein, translating into MKSNKQKRAQLEAKRARKAQRARYAAIFRGDSNCAALKGWRWSKKGDFVPCDASQLAHTGFYGSPPQFVLMGYQDQLIRCIGCGTEETWTAMQQKWWYEVMKGSIYSRAVRCRACRRQRRTIRAAANECRLAGIERKRQAKRLAPSSQRRKLKRS; encoded by the coding sequence ATGAAAAGTAACAAACAAAAACGAGCGCAATTGGAAGCGAAACGAGCCCGCAAAGCGCAGCGGGCCCGCTATGCGGCGATCTTTCGCGGCGATTCGAATTGTGCTGCGTTAAAAGGGTGGCGCTGGAGCAAAAAAGGGGATTTCGTTCCTTGCGACGCTTCGCAACTTGCACACACCGGCTTCTATGGCTCGCCGCCGCAGTTCGTGCTGATGGGATACCAAGACCAACTCATTCGTTGCATCGGTTGTGGAACCGAGGAAACCTGGACGGCGATGCAGCAAAAATGGTGGTACGAAGTTATGAAAGGATCGATCTACAGCCGCGCGGTGCGCTGCCGCGCCTGCCGTCGCCAACGCCGCACAATCCGGGCCGCAGCCAATGAATGTCGCTTAGCGGGGATCGAACGGAAGCGGCAAGCAAAGCGTTTGGCGCCGTCTTCGCAGCGACGAAAGCTGAAGCGGTCGTGA
- a CDS encoding RNA recognition motif domain-containing protein codes for MGKKLYVGNLPYGYGSSELENLFGQYGQVASASVINDRETGRSRGFGFVEMASDGDALAATEALNGFDVDGRKLVVNEARERERSGGGGGGGYGGGGGGRSGGGGYGGGGGGGRGGYGGGGGGGGGRGGDRGGRGGDRGGDRGGDRW; via the coding sequence GTGGGTAAGAAGTTGTATGTAGGGAATCTCCCCTACGGTTATGGTTCCAGTGAGCTGGAGAACCTGTTTGGTCAATATGGTCAGGTCGCTTCGGCGAGCGTGATCAATGATCGCGAAACTGGCCGTTCGCGCGGTTTCGGTTTTGTGGAAATGGCGTCCGATGGCGACGCACTCGCTGCGACGGAAGCCCTCAACGGTTTCGACGTCGACGGCCGTAAGCTCGTTGTGAACGAAGCTCGCGAACGCGAACGTTCCGGCGGCGGCGGTGGTGGCGGCTACGGTGGCGGCGGCGGTGGTCGCAGCGGCGGCGGCGGCTACGGTGGTGGCGGCGGCGGCGGACGCGGTGGTTACGGCGGCGGTGGCGGCGGCGGCGGTGGCCGTGGCGGCGACCGTGGCGGACGCGGCGGCGACCGTGGTGGAGACCGTGGCGGCGATCGCTGGTAA